One segment of Solanum stenotomum isolate F172 unplaced genomic scaffold, ASM1918654v1 scaffold14088, whole genome shotgun sequence DNA contains the following:
- the LOC125850124 gene encoding uncharacterized protein LOC125850124 encodes MAGARLNFAFYFVVVLAATTVTMSRSPKLQAMGARDMSVDIVAIEQKLIPVGDIITCLKRCYVQSDCNDGWLCTDCANDAFDQGGKHCDKFTASGQGYFAMLTRSQAN; translated from the exons ATGGCTGGAGCACGTCTTAACTTTGCATTTTACTTTGTTGTTGTCCTAGCTGCAACTACTG TTACTATGTCTCGTTCACCAAAGCTGCAAGCAATGGGTGCGCGCGATATGTCAGTTGATATTGTAGCGattgaacaaaaattaattcCGGTTGGTGATATAATAACTTGCTTGAAAAGATGCTACGTGCAAAGTGATTGCAACGATGGATGGCTTTGTACAGATTGCGCGAATGATGCATTTGATCAAGGTGGAAAGCATTGCGACAAGTTTACTGCTTCTGGACAAGGATATTTCGCCATGCTCACTCGTAGTCAAGCTAATTAA